The Phycicoccus sp. M110.8 genome includes a window with the following:
- a CDS encoding MFS transporter: MTALPRLLHRATEWAVPARMGTAFRWNLASSWVGQLGDGIALAAGPLLVASLTRDPTLIAAAAMVQNVPTLLLGLYAGAVADRVDRRRLVLGANLVRVAVLAVLVVTIVTGTVSIGLLLGTLFAVGVAELFADTGWRAVLPMIVPKDDLGIGNARQMSGFLVANQFVGPAVGASLFALGSAVPFGVQGAALLLAAALFAKVRLPRAEDTERPEQHIGHDILDGLRWIAGNAPIRTLTLVIFIFNVTWGAPWGVLVYWAQERLHVGAVGFGLLTTCSAIGGVTSVLLYDRLERRVPLARLMRICLSLEVLTHLALALTTVPWVAMAIMVVFGGYAFVWGSLSSAVRQRATPNEYQGRVGSVYWVGLIVGLLVGQFLGGQIADRFGAAAPFWFAFAGAGLTLVVVWRQLDHIAHADAA; the protein is encoded by the coding sequence GTGACCGCCCTGCCCCGCCTCCTCCACCGCGCCACGGAGTGGGCGGTCCCGGCGCGGATGGGGACGGCGTTCCGGTGGAACCTCGCCTCGTCGTGGGTGGGCCAGCTCGGGGACGGCATCGCCCTGGCCGCCGGTCCCCTGCTCGTCGCCTCCCTCACCCGCGACCCCACGCTGATCGCCGCGGCCGCGATGGTCCAGAACGTGCCGACCCTCCTGCTGGGCCTGTATGCCGGTGCCGTCGCCGACCGGGTCGACCGCCGTCGCCTCGTGCTCGGGGCCAACCTCGTGCGCGTCGCCGTCCTCGCGGTGCTCGTGGTCACCATCGTCACGGGGACGGTGTCGATCGGGCTGCTGCTCGGGACGCTGTTCGCGGTCGGTGTGGCCGAGCTGTTCGCCGACACCGGCTGGCGCGCGGTGCTGCCGATGATCGTGCCCAAGGACGACCTCGGCATCGGCAACGCCCGGCAGATGTCCGGGTTCCTCGTGGCCAACCAGTTCGTGGGGCCGGCGGTCGGGGCGAGCCTGTTCGCGCTCGGTTCGGCGGTGCCGTTCGGGGTGCAGGGGGCGGCGCTGCTGCTGGCGGCGGCGCTGTTCGCCAAGGTGCGCCTGCCGCGGGCAGAGGACACCGAGCGGCCGGAGCAGCACATCGGCCACGACATCCTCGACGGCCTGCGGTGGATCGCGGGCAACGCGCCGATCCGCACCCTCACCCTGGTGATCTTCATCTTCAACGTCACCTGGGGAGCCCCGTGGGGCGTGCTTGTCTACTGGGCCCAGGAGCGGCTGCACGTCGGGGCGGTCGGGTTCGGGCTGCTCACGACGTGCTCTGCCATCGGCGGCGTGACCTCGGTGCTGCTCTACGACCGGCTCGAGCGGCGCGTCCCCCTGGCCCGGCTGATGCGGATCTGCCTGTCGCTGGAGGTGCTGACCCACCTGGCGCTCGCGCTCACCACGGTGCCGTGGGTGGCGATGGCGATCATGGTGGTGTTCGGCGGCTACGCGTTCGTGTGGGGGTCGCTGTCGTCGGCGGTGCGGCAGCGGGCGACGCCGAACGAGTACCAGGGGCGGGTCGGGAGCGTCTACTGGGTCGGCCTGATCGTGGGGCTGCTGGTGGGCCAGTTCCTCGGGGGGCAGATCGCCGACCGGTTCGGGGCGGCGGCGCCGTTCTGGTTCGCGTTCGCCGGGGCCGGCCTGACCCTGGTGGTGGTCTGGCGCCAGCTCGACCACATCGCCCACGCCGACGCGGCATAG
- a CDS encoding SET domain-containing protein, which produces MPVERRASAIAGRGLFTTQPLPAGAALEVDPDLLNHSCDPTLTWAGGRLVAFRDVAAGEELTVDYATTTTDPGMLVRCHCETYRCRQMVTGEDWRIPELQRRYAGHLAPEVQAAVDAAAG; this is translated from the coding sequence ATGCCCGTCGAGCGCCGTGCGTCCGCCATCGCCGGCCGTGGGCTGTTCACGACGCAGCCGCTGCCGGCCGGGGCGGCCCTCGAGGTGGACCCAGACCTGCTCAACCACTCGTGCGACCCCACGCTCACCTGGGCCGGCGGTCGGCTGGTCGCCTTCCGCGACGTGGCTGCGGGGGAGGAGCTGACCGTCGACTACGCGACGACGACGACGGACCCCGGGATGCTCGTGCGGTGCCACTGCGAGACCTACCGGTGCCGCCAGATGGTCACCGGCGAGGACTGGCGGATCCCCGAGCTCCAGCGCCGGTATGCCGGGCACCTCGCCCCCGAGGTCCAGGCCGCCGTCGACGCTGCCGCAGGGTGA
- a CDS encoding glycosyltransferase, which translates to MREVAIAPVPLDRLGALLDPQRAQRLAGAAERARSLFAGHTLWNVNATATGGGVAEMLLALLAYSRGAGVDARWLVLDGDPDFFAITKRLHNVLHGSPGDGGPLGPAEAAHYRDALAPNAESLRALVQPGDFVLLHDPQTAGLVPATREAGAACVVWRCHIGRDDQDDLTRSGWEFLRPHLVDVDALVFSRRQYAPDWAPDERLTVIPPSLDPFTAKNEELSPADVDATLRQAALVLAPKDHGSLRFRRRDGSWGAVRPHRHLTLDTGPVDAASRVVLQVSRWDRLKDMGGVLRSFTDHLQDLPLDTHLVLAGPDVTGVGDDPEGAQVLAECRAAWACLPVEARRRAHLVCLPMDDVDENAHLVNALQRRAAVVVQKSLVEGFGLTVTEPMWKARPVVASAVGGINDQVVHGRSGLLVRDPTDLDAFAAAVRDLLVDEEYARRLGTGARERVRDLFLGDRHLVQYVELFERL; encoded by the coding sequence GTGCGCGAGGTGGCGATCGCGCCGGTGCCGCTGGACCGGCTCGGCGCGTTGCTCGACCCCCAGCGGGCACAACGGCTTGCGGGGGCGGCCGAGCGCGCCCGGTCGCTGTTCGCCGGCCACACGCTCTGGAACGTCAACGCCACGGCGACCGGTGGCGGCGTCGCGGAGATGCTGCTCGCCCTGCTCGCCTACAGCCGCGGGGCCGGGGTCGATGCGCGGTGGCTCGTCCTCGACGGTGACCCGGACTTCTTCGCCATCACCAAGCGGCTGCACAACGTCCTGCACGGCAGCCCCGGCGACGGCGGACCCCTCGGGCCGGCCGAGGCCGCCCACTACCGCGACGCGTTGGCGCCCAACGCCGAGAGCCTGCGCGCCCTCGTGCAGCCGGGCGACTTCGTCCTGCTCCACGACCCCCAGACCGCTGGTCTCGTGCCCGCCACGCGAGAGGCAGGGGCCGCCTGCGTCGTCTGGCGCTGCCACATCGGCCGGGACGACCAGGACGACCTGACCCGCAGCGGTTGGGAGTTCCTCCGTCCCCACCTCGTGGACGTCGACGCGCTCGTCTTCTCCCGGCGCCAGTACGCCCCTGACTGGGCGCCCGACGAACGGCTCACCGTGATCCCGCCCTCGCTCGACCCCTTCACCGCCAAGAACGAGGAGCTCTCGCCGGCCGACGTCGACGCGACCCTGCGCCAGGCCGCCCTGGTGCTCGCGCCGAAGGACCACGGCTCGCTGCGGTTCCGTCGCCGTGACGGCTCCTGGGGGGCGGTGCGCCCGCACCGCCACCTGACCCTCGACACGGGCCCGGTCGACGCGGCGTCGCGCGTCGTGCTGCAGGTCAGCCGGTGGGACCGCCTCAAGGACATGGGTGGCGTGCTGCGATCGTTCACCGACCACCTCCAGGACCTGCCGCTGGACACCCACCTCGTGCTCGCCGGTCCCGACGTCACGGGCGTGGGGGACGACCCCGAGGGCGCGCAGGTGCTCGCCGAGTGCCGGGCCGCGTGGGCCTGCCTGCCCGTCGAGGCGCGGCGCCGGGCGCACCTCGTCTGCCTGCCGATGGACGACGTCGACGAGAACGCGCACCTCGTCAACGCCCTCCAGCGCCGGGCCGCCGTCGTCGTGCAGAAGAGCCTCGTGGAGGGCTTCGGGCTCACCGTCACCGAGCCCATGTGGAAGGCGCGCCCGGTCGTGGCCTCGGCCGTCGGCGGCATCAACGACCAGGTCGTGCACGGGCGCAGCGGCCTGCTCGTCCGCGACCCGACGGACCTCGACGCCTTCGCGGCCGCGGTGCGGGACCTGCTCGTCGACGAGGAGTACGCGCGCCGGCTGGGCACCGGGGCGCGTGAGCGCGTGCGTGACCTCTTCCTCGGCGACCGCCACCTGGTGCAGTACGTCGAGCTGTTCGAGCGGCTCTGA
- a CDS encoding pyridoxal phosphate-dependent aminotransferase, protein MGSPLVARMQGFGSTIFAEMTALATERGAVNLGQGFPDTDGPRAMLDAAKAAIDAGRNQYPPGPGVPELLEAVAAHQKRFYGMDLDPRREVLVTVGATEAIAATILALCEPGDEVVTFEPYYDSYAASIALAGAVRRTSVLRFPDFAVDEASLRAAFSSRTRLVLLNTPHNPTGKVFSREELELVCALAREHDAWVVTDEVYEHLVFDGVEHVPVATLPGMWDRTLTISSAGKTFSATGWKVGWVSGPAEAVAAVRAVKQFLTFVGSGPFQPAVAVALGLGDDVYAGLASSLQAKRDLLVAGLRGAGLEVSVPAGTYFVVADAAPLGAVDALEFCRELPGRAGVVGVPVSVFHDDVDAARTLVRFAFCKRDEVLQEAVGRLGTLRTSAG, encoded by the coding sequence ATGGGTAGTCCGCTGGTCGCGCGCATGCAGGGGTTCGGCTCGACCATCTTCGCGGAGATGACCGCGCTGGCGACGGAGCGCGGTGCGGTGAACCTCGGCCAGGGCTTCCCCGACACCGACGGTCCGCGCGCGATGCTCGACGCCGCCAAGGCCGCGATCGACGCCGGCCGCAACCAGTACCCGCCCGGCCCCGGCGTGCCCGAGCTGCTGGAAGCCGTTGCGGCACACCAGAAACGCTTCTACGGCATGGACCTCGACCCGCGCCGCGAGGTGCTCGTCACCGTCGGCGCGACCGAGGCGATCGCCGCGACGATCCTCGCCCTGTGCGAACCGGGCGACGAGGTCGTGACGTTCGAGCCCTACTACGACTCGTATGCCGCGTCGATCGCCCTCGCGGGCGCGGTGCGGCGGACGTCGGTGCTGCGCTTTCCCGACTTCGCCGTCGACGAGGCGTCGCTGCGCGCGGCCTTCTCCTCGCGGACCCGGCTGGTGCTGCTCAACACGCCGCACAACCCGACCGGCAAGGTGTTCAGCCGCGAGGAGCTCGAGCTCGTCTGTGCCCTCGCGCGCGAGCACGACGCGTGGGTCGTCACCGACGAGGTGTACGAGCACCTCGTGTTCGACGGGGTCGAGCACGTGCCGGTCGCGACGCTGCCGGGCATGTGGGACCGGACGCTGACCATCTCCTCGGCCGGCAAGACGTTCTCGGCGACCGGCTGGAAGGTGGGCTGGGTCAGCGGGCCGGCCGAGGCGGTGGCTGCGGTGCGGGCCGTGAAGCAGTTCCTCACGTTCGTCGGCTCGGGACCGTTCCAGCCGGCCGTCGCCGTGGCGCTGGGCCTCGGCGACGACGTGTATGCCGGGCTGGCCTCGTCGCTGCAGGCCAAGCGGGACCTGCTCGTGGCCGGGCTGCGCGGGGCCGGGTTGGAGGTCTCGGTGCCGGCGGGGACGTACTTCGTCGTGGCCGACGCGGCGCCGCTGGGGGCGGTGGACGCCCTGGAGTTCTGCCGCGAGCTGCCGGGCCGGGCGGGTGTCGTGGGCGTGCCGGTGTCGGTGTTCCACGACGACGTCGACGCCGCGCGGACCTTGGTGCGCTTCGCGTTCTGCAAGCGCGACGAGGTGCTGCAGGAGGCGGTGGGCCGCCTGGGCACCCTGAGGACCTCGGCCGGCTGA
- a CDS encoding M23 family metallopeptidase — protein sequence MDLAAARGQPVHAVAAGTVTHVGVIAGRPTVTVTHPGGLRSTYEPVDAAVRPGDAVRAGQVLGTLVVAGSHCSPTACLHLGALRGREYLDPMTLLGPVRVRLLPLWRAGP from the coding sequence GTGGACCTGGCAGCGGCGAGAGGACAGCCGGTCCATGCCGTCGCGGCCGGAACGGTCACCCATGTCGGCGTCATCGCCGGCCGGCCGACCGTGACGGTGACCCATCCCGGCGGCCTGAGGTCGACCTACGAACCGGTGGACGCCGCAGTCCGACCGGGAGACGCGGTCCGCGCCGGACAGGTCCTCGGGACGCTCGTGGTCGCCGGTTCGCACTGCTCCCCCACCGCGTGCCTCCACCTCGGCGCGCTGCGGGGACGCGAGTACCTCGACCCGATGACGCTGCTCGGGCCCGTCCGGGTCAGGCTGCTGCCGCTCTGGCGCGCCGGGCCCTGA
- a CDS encoding DUF3152 domain-containing protein, with protein MGDQSQQPPVRRRRRGPSRRVRLRRTLAGALVLALLTVVTVRLVGRGEAEVPTAAPSSSASSPTTRGTTPAPTVAPGNDDGEPSTQATSSGPAGVPQNGTGKIRVVAVPAVANDVAGRTVRYTVEIEGGLDVEEADVARTVQSVLLDPRGWQKVDGIRFVNVTPAQAAAGARVDIRVTLASPGLTDKLCAPMRTLSQVSCWNGQRSVLNFRRWALGDDSYGSDVARYRVYQVNHEVGHGLGHQHRSCPARGERAPVMVQQTLSLGGCKPWPYPTGA; from the coding sequence GTGGGTGACCAGTCGCAGCAGCCCCCCGTCCGGCGTCGCAGGCGTGGCCCGAGTCGGCGCGTCAGGCTGCGCCGCACGCTCGCCGGCGCCCTGGTCCTCGCCCTGCTCACGGTGGTGACGGTGCGTCTCGTGGGTCGAGGCGAGGCGGAGGTCCCCACGGCGGCGCCGTCCTCATCGGCCAGCAGCCCCACGACGCGCGGCACCACGCCTGCGCCCACCGTGGCCCCCGGCAACGACGACGGCGAGCCCAGCACCCAGGCCACGTCCAGCGGACCGGCAGGGGTTCCCCAGAACGGCACCGGGAAGATCCGCGTGGTCGCAGTGCCTGCCGTGGCCAACGACGTCGCTGGCCGCACGGTGCGGTACACCGTCGAGATCGAGGGTGGCCTGGACGTCGAGGAGGCCGACGTCGCCCGCACCGTCCAGTCCGTGCTGCTCGACCCCCGTGGCTGGCAGAAGGTCGACGGCATCCGCTTCGTCAACGTCACCCCCGCACAGGCTGCTGCCGGCGCCCGCGTCGACATCCGGGTCACGCTCGCCAGCCCGGGCCTCACCGACAAGCTCTGCGCCCCCATGCGCACGCTCTCGCAGGTCTCCTGCTGGAACGGCCAGCGCTCTGTCCTGAACTTCCGGCGCTGGGCACTCGGCGACGACAGCTACGGCAGCGACGTCGCCCGCTACCGGGTGTACCAGGTGAACCACGAGGTCGGTCACGGGTTGGGCCACCAGCACCGCAGCTGCCCGGCCCGGGGCGAGCGCGCGCCCGTCATGGTCCAGCAGACGCTCTCGCTCGGCGGCTGCAAGCCCTGGCCCTACCCGACGGGCGCCTGA
- a CDS encoding tyrosine recombinase XerC yields MDGHSAEAVTAYERHLRSERGRSEHTIRAYLGDLRHLVQFLEEERGVSSLDEIRLTDLRSWLARQAQSGAARSTVARRAASARGFLGWATRTGRIPADPSLRLASPSRSSRLPEVLKPSQATALLDVAAVASDDEDPMHLRNRAALELLYASGIRVGELAALDIDDVDLAAGVARVMGKGGKERTVPFGAPAREAVEAWLVRGRPQVVTPASGPALLLGRRGRRADPRQVREALHELLRHVPDAPDLGPHGLRHSAATHLLEGGADLRLVQELLGHASLATTQIYTHVSVDRLKQSYRQAHPRA; encoded by the coding sequence GTGGACGGGCACAGCGCCGAGGCGGTGACGGCGTACGAGCGGCACCTGCGCAGCGAGCGGGGCCGGTCCGAGCACACGATCCGCGCCTACCTGGGCGACCTTCGCCACCTCGTGCAGTTCCTTGAGGAGGAACGCGGTGTCAGCTCCCTGGACGAGATCCGGCTGACGGATCTGCGGTCCTGGCTGGCTCGCCAGGCGCAGTCCGGGGCGGCGCGCTCGACGGTGGCGAGGCGGGCGGCGTCGGCCAGGGGTTTCCTGGGGTGGGCGACCCGTACCGGTCGGATCCCGGCGGACCCGTCCCTGCGGCTGGCCTCGCCCTCCCGCAGCTCGCGCCTCCCGGAGGTCCTGAAGCCGTCCCAGGCCACGGCCCTGCTCGACGTCGCCGCCGTGGCGAGCGACGACGAGGACCCCATGCACCTGCGCAACCGGGCGGCCCTCGAGCTCTTGTACGCGAGCGGGATCCGCGTGGGGGAGCTCGCAGCCCTGGACATCGACGACGTCGACCTCGCCGCGGGAGTGGCGCGGGTCATGGGCAAGGGCGGCAAGGAGCGCACCGTGCCGTTCGGCGCCCCCGCGCGGGAGGCCGTCGAGGCGTGGCTGGTCCGCGGACGGCCGCAGGTGGTGACCCCCGCCAGCGGTCCCGCTCTGCTCCTGGGCCGGCGTGGTCGCCGGGCCGACCCGAGGCAGGTGCGCGAGGCGCTGCACGAGCTGCTGCGCCACGTCCCGGACGCCCCGGACCTCGGACCGCACGGACTGCGGCACAGCGCGGCCACCCACCTGCTCGAGGGTGGTGCGGACCTGCGCCTCGTCCAGGAGCTGCTCGGCCACGCCTCGCTCGCCACGACGCAGATCTACACGCACGTCTCGGTCGACCGGTTGAAGCAGTCCTACCGCCAGGCCCACCCGCGCGCCTGA
- the dprA gene encoding DNA-processing protein DprA, with protein sequence MSAQRPTQAGASRSGSSPAEVRRDLERVLRQVDDERTARVAWARLSEPEDPVVAQLVAGGGALGALHGLDPEGELARRLHPRLAELDLSSEPRILEALSARVVVPGDDEWPTGVEDLRPPLCLWVRGPADLPAVGERSVALVGARAATGYGLHMARELGAGLAERGFAVVSGAAYGIDAAAHEGALVARGVTVAVLAGGIDRAYPAGHAGLLDRIARDGAVVSEVPPGSAPTRWRFLSRNRLIATLARGTVVVEAGLRSGSGNTARHAREARRVVGAVPGPVTSAASAGCHVLIRDGAELVTDVGEVVELAGRVGELAPVKRGAVDPADLLDPVHRRALEALPHRGALGVDALAARAGLSAAQALAALGVLELEGLCQRQRGGWRKAPTTAPE encoded by the coding sequence ATGAGTGCGCAGCGCCCCACGCAGGCCGGGGCGTCGAGGTCCGGTTCCTCGCCCGCCGAGGTGCGCCGGGACCTCGAGCGCGTCCTGCGACAGGTCGACGACGAGCGCACGGCCCGGGTCGCGTGGGCGCGCCTGTCCGAGCCGGAGGACCCGGTGGTCGCCCAGCTCGTGGCGGGCGGCGGTGCCCTCGGCGCCTTGCACGGCCTCGACCCGGAGGGCGAGCTGGCCCGCCGGCTCCACCCGCGGCTGGCCGAGCTCGACCTGTCCAGCGAGCCGAGGATCCTCGAGGCGCTCTCAGCGCGGGTCGTCGTGCCGGGGGACGACGAGTGGCCGACGGGGGTCGAGGACCTCCGGCCGCCCCTGTGCCTGTGGGTGCGCGGGCCGGCCGACCTTCCGGCCGTGGGCGAGCGCAGTGTCGCCCTGGTGGGGGCCCGCGCCGCGACCGGCTACGGGTTGCACATGGCCCGCGAGCTCGGGGCGGGCCTGGCCGAGCGCGGCTTCGCCGTGGTGTCCGGCGCGGCGTACGGCATCGATGCGGCGGCCCACGAGGGTGCGCTCGTCGCGCGAGGGGTCACGGTCGCGGTGCTCGCGGGTGGCATCGACCGCGCCTACCCGGCCGGTCACGCCGGCCTGCTCGACCGCATCGCCCGTGACGGCGCTGTGGTGAGCGAGGTGCCGCCGGGGAGCGCGCCCACGCGCTGGCGCTTCCTGAGCCGCAACCGGCTCATCGCGACACTCGCGCGCGGCACGGTGGTCGTGGAGGCAGGGCTGCGGTCGGGGTCGGGCAACACCGCCCGGCACGCGCGGGAGGCGCGCCGGGTCGTCGGCGCCGTGCCGGGACCCGTGACCTCTGCGGCGTCGGCCGGCTGCCACGTGCTGATCCGCGACGGTGCCGAGCTGGTGACCGACGTCGGCGAGGTGGTCGAGCTCGCGGGCCGGGTCGGTGAGCTGGCCCCGGTGAAGCGCGGTGCGGTCGACCCCGCCGACCTGCTCGACCCGGTGCACCGGCGGGCACTCGAGGCGCTGCCGCACCGTGGCGCCCTCGGGGTCGACGCGCTCGCGGCGCGGGCCGGGCTCAGTGCCGCGCAGGCGCTCGCGGCGCTCGGCGTGCTGGAGCTCGAGGGGCTGTGCCAGCGACAGCGCGGTGGGTGGCGGAAGGCACCGACGACCGCGCCCGAGTAG
- a CDS encoding YifB family Mg chelatase-like AAA ATPase, translating to MTFGSTRSVTLEGLTGAVVEVEAHLSGGLPAFLLSGLPDTACSQAPSRVKAAAASIGRSLQQDRITVNLSPASIPKNGSGFDLPIAVSVAAALDLVPAEVVRPVVHLGELGLDGSVRTVRGVLPAVLAAARAGCTDVVVPVANAAEAALVPDVRVHAVRHLADLIAAYAACSPGDPLRVGVAVPAAQEAGGPVAPPDLADVVGQEEPRRALELAAAGGHHLFLLGPPGSGKTMLAERLVTIMPRLTREQSIDVLAVRSLLGVTAAELDLAGVPPFVAPHHSATQAAVIGGGSGVVRPGAISQAHHGVLFLDEAPEFKVGALQALRQPLESGHVVVARARSAVRFPARFQLVMAANPCPCGLGFGKGVGCSCSPKAKRGYLARLSGPLLDRVDLQVEVPAVTRSSMVTGGGEPSAAVAERVARARAAQAERWAATPWRLNSHVPGARLRRTPWRLPSSATVDIDRALDRGALTLRGYDRVLRVGWTMADLAGRSRPGRDDLGQALTFRSQGAVAA from the coding sequence GTGACGTTCGGGTCCACCCGCTCGGTGACGCTGGAGGGCCTGACCGGTGCCGTGGTCGAGGTGGAGGCGCACCTGTCCGGCGGCCTGCCGGCGTTCCTGCTGAGCGGGCTGCCCGACACCGCGTGCTCGCAGGCGCCGAGCCGGGTCAAGGCGGCCGCGGCGAGCATCGGGCGGTCGCTGCAGCAGGACCGCATCACCGTCAACCTGTCCCCGGCGTCCATCCCCAAGAACGGCAGCGGGTTCGACCTGCCCATCGCGGTCAGTGTCGCGGCGGCGCTGGACCTGGTCCCCGCCGAGGTGGTGCGGCCCGTGGTCCACCTGGGCGAGCTCGGCCTCGACGGGTCCGTGCGGACCGTCCGGGGCGTGCTGCCGGCGGTGCTGGCCGCCGCGCGGGCGGGCTGCACCGACGTCGTCGTGCCGGTCGCGAACGCCGCCGAGGCCGCCCTGGTGCCCGACGTGCGCGTCCACGCGGTACGACACCTCGCCGACCTCATCGCCGCGTATGCCGCGTGCTCGCCGGGCGACCCGCTCCGGGTGGGTGTGGCGGTCCCGGCCGCGCAGGAGGCGGGCGGCCCCGTGGCCCCGCCGGACCTCGCCGACGTCGTCGGGCAGGAGGAACCGCGGCGCGCCCTCGAGCTGGCGGCGGCCGGCGGTCACCACCTGTTCCTGCTGGGACCTCCCGGGTCGGGCAAGACGATGCTCGCCGAGCGGCTCGTCACGATCATGCCGAGGCTGACGCGCGAGCAGTCGATCGACGTCCTGGCCGTGCGCTCGCTGCTGGGCGTGACGGCGGCCGAGCTGGACCTGGCCGGGGTGCCGCCGTTCGTCGCGCCGCACCACAGCGCCACGCAGGCGGCCGTGATCGGCGGCGGCAGCGGCGTGGTGCGCCCCGGCGCGATCAGCCAGGCCCACCACGGTGTGCTCTTCCTCGACGAGGCGCCCGAGTTCAAGGTCGGCGCGCTGCAGGCGCTGCGCCAGCCGCTGGAGTCCGGTCACGTCGTCGTGGCCAGGGCCCGGTCCGCCGTCCGGTTCCCGGCGCGCTTCCAGCTCGTGATGGCGGCCAACCCCTGCCCCTGCGGGCTCGGCTTCGGCAAGGGCGTCGGCTGCTCCTGCTCCCCGAAGGCCAAGCGCGGCTACCTCGCCCGGCTGTCGGGGCCGCTCCTCGACCGTGTCGACCTGCAGGTCGAGGTGCCGGCCGTCACCCGGTCCTCGATGGTGACCGGCGGGGGAGAGCCGAGCGCCGCCGTGGCCGAACGTGTGGCCCGGGCGCGGGCGGCGCAGGCGGAGAGGTGGGCGGCGACACCGTGGCGGCTCAACAGCCACGTCCCCGGTGCACGGCTGCGCCGGACGCCGTGGCGGCTCCCGAGCTCGGCGACCGTCGACATCGACCGCGCCCTGGACCGTGGCGCCCTCACCCTGCGCGGGTACGACCGGGTGCTCCGCGTCGGCTGGACGATGGCCGACCTGGCCGGCCGTTCCCGGCCGGGGCGCGACGACCTCGGACAGGCGCTGACGTTCCGCAGCCAGGGCGCGGTGGCCGCATGA
- a CDS encoding YraN family protein: MTDGADDPRRALGRYGEQLAARYLGEHGLTVLDRNWRCAHGEIDLVARDGDCLVFCEVKTRRSQRFGAPVEAVDRRKAARLRRLAAAWLQAHDEHADRVRIDVIGILRPATGPARVRHLQGVGS, encoded by the coding sequence ATGACGGACGGAGCGGATGACCCGCGACGAGCGCTCGGCAGGTACGGCGAGCAGCTGGCGGCGCGATACCTGGGGGAGCACGGCCTGACCGTGCTCGACCGCAACTGGCGGTGCGCGCACGGTGAGATCGACCTCGTGGCGCGGGACGGCGACTGCCTCGTGTTCTGCGAGGTCAAGACCCGACGGTCCCAGCGTTTCGGCGCACCGGTGGAGGCGGTGGACCGCCGCAAGGCCGCGCGCTTGCGGCGACTCGCGGCGGCTTGGCTGCAGGCTCACGACGAGCACGCCGACCGGGTGCGCATCGACGTCATCGGGATCCTGCGCCCGGCGACCGGACCCGCGCGGGTGCGCCACCTGCAGGGGGTGGGGTCGTGA
- a CDS encoding DUF2469 domain-containing protein yields MSAEDLEKYESEMELQLYREYRDVVGLFSHVVETERRFYLCNSVDVKVRSDGGEVYFDVTMQDAWVWDIYRPARFAKQVRVVTFKDVNVEELAKSDLELPKGEGF; encoded by the coding sequence ATGAGTGCCGAGGACCTCGAGAAGTACGAGTCCGAGATGGAGCTGCAGCTCTACCGCGAGTACCGGGACGTCGTGGGGCTGTTCAGCCACGTCGTGGAGACCGAGCGCCGGTTCTACCTGTGCAACTCCGTCGACGTGAAGGTCCGTTCCGACGGGGGTGAGGTCTACTTCGACGTCACCATGCAGGACGCCTGGGTGTGGGACATCTACCGTCCGGCCCGGTTCGCCAAGCAGGTGCGGGTCGTGACGTTCAAGGACGTCAACGTCGAGGAGCTCGCCAAGTCCGACCTCGAACTCCCCAAGGGCGAGGGCTTCTAG
- a CDS encoding ribonuclease HII, with product MATTRRPATRKAATSRKPSLRVERQLQRDGHRVLAGMDEVGRGALAGPVTVGVVLIDETSRSAPTGVKDSKLLTPAARVAMVPKIRRWALDFAVGHASPAEIDEIGIIAALRLAGMRALAAVGTVPDLVILDGNHDWLTAPDEVGLFAFADESGPVTPPVTTMIKADLKCSSVAAASVLAKVERDALMVAAAPEHPAYGWEENKGYAAPEHLAALEAYGATDLHRRSWRLPGVAGENEGAAPAGLPVDDDETGAGTAAGATPETSAEMIAR from the coding sequence GTGGCCACCACACGCCGGCCGGCGACCCGCAAGGCCGCCACCAGCCGCAAGCCCAGCCTGCGCGTCGAGCGCCAGCTCCAGCGGGACGGCCACCGCGTGCTGGCCGGGATGGACGAGGTCGGCCGCGGCGCCCTCGCCGGGCCGGTGACGGTGGGCGTGGTGCTCATCGACGAGACGTCCCGCAGCGCCCCCACCGGCGTCAAGGACTCCAAGCTGCTCACGCCCGCCGCCCGGGTCGCGATGGTCCCGAAGATCCGGCGCTGGGCCCTCGACTTCGCGGTCGGCCACGCCTCACCCGCCGAGATCGACGAGATCGGGATCATCGCCGCGCTGCGGCTCGCCGGGATGCGCGCCCTCGCGGCCGTCGGCACCGTGCCGGACCTCGTCATCCTCGACGGCAACCACGACTGGCTCACCGCGCCCGACGAGGTGGGGCTGTTCGCCTTCGCCGACGAGTCGGGACCGGTCACCCCGCCGGTGACCACGATGATCAAGGCCGACCTCAAGTGCTCCTCCGTGGCCGCCGCCTCCGTGCTGGCCAAGGTGGAGCGCGACGCCCTGATGGTGGCCGCCGCCCCCGAGCACCCGGCATACGGGTGGGAGGAGAACAAGGGGTATGCCGCGCCGGAGCACCTCGCGGCGCTCGAGGCGTACGGCGCCACCGACCTGCACCGGCGGTCGTGGCGACTGCCCGGGGTGGCGGGCGAGAATGAGGGTGCGGCCCCGGCTGGACTGCCGGTGGACGACGACGAGACGGGTGCGGGGACGGCCGCAGGGGCGACCCCCGAGACGAGCGCGGAGATGATCGCGAGATGA